A window of Juglans regia cultivar Chandler chromosome 7, Walnut 2.0, whole genome shotgun sequence contains these coding sequences:
- the LOC108980124 gene encoding uncharacterized protein LOC108980124 — protein MLKPPMPSYSEVVPLLQGFETRSQLHENYNAQHTAFYGHATGHGKNKGRPWSSRGRGFSQATQVARPGHQHSQHSGPKNHGPHSGTVHENIKENNRIPTCQICGKQGHTAIKCWHRFDHAVQPNDIPQALAAMTLENNIHDTEWTADTGASAHMTGNSGKGDQPHFTERPTEG, from the exons ATGCTCAAGCCACCGATGCCCTCCTATTCAGAGGTAGTGCCGCTGCTGCAGGGCTTTGAAACGAGGAGCCAGTTGCACGAGAATTACAACGCGCAACACACTGCCTTCTATGGTCATGCTACGGGTCACGGCAAAAACAAAGGGAGACCGTGGTCCTCCCGTGGACGTGGCTTTTCCCAAGCCACACAAGTGGCACGTCCAGGCCATCAACATAGTCAACATAGTGGGCCCAAAAATCACGGACCACATTCTGGAACGGTCCAtgaaaatatcaaagaaaataatcGTATTCCGACTTGTCAAATATGCGGGAAGCAAGGGCATACCGCAATTAAATGTTGGCACCGGTTCGATCATGCTGTTCAACCCAATGATATTCCTCAAGCATTAGCTGCCATGACCCTCGAAAATAATATTCATGATACCGAGTGGACAGCTGATACAGGTGCCTCTGCCCATATGACAGGTAATTCAG GAAAGGGCGACCAACCGCATTTTACTGAACGGCCGACGGAAGGGTAA
- the LOC108979503 gene encoding serine/threonine-protein kinase STY17-like, with the protein MGTPTAEELLGKIQELEAGQAHLKQEMSKLSGNAKSKQPANHHHHQRSHSVSPQRSALPRRRGGLEAGTAAWKKGSASFRYSSPLQRESRSREPVNAGGPPAVSFTDRQYLNILQSMGQAVHIFDVNGRIIYWNRTAENLFGYSAAEALRQDAIELLIEPQNFSVANNVVHRVTRGESWTGQIPVKNKKGERFSAVTTYTPFYDDDGSLIGIICVSSDSRPFQEVRVELSGIQNSEPDSSFSRPRSGPTIANKLGLDSQQPLQVAIASKISNLASKVSSKVKSRIRTGENSTDREGGSGDSHHTDHSISDAVLSDQREDATSSGASTPSEDIAPSPFGAFSHGEEYPGKGSRDSCDENEGKPAIHKIITSKAEAWIGKKGISWPWKVNEQEGSDARTGRFIWPWLQNDQENEPVHSQKSPSSGPIPEIQVSEVNRAGNNEASGSWSSFNVNSTSSVSSCGSTGSSAVNKVDMDIDCLDYEISWEDLTIGEQIGQGSCGTVYHGLWYGSDVAVKVFSKQEYSDDVIHSFRQEVSLMKRLRHPNVLLFMGAVTSSEHLCIVTEFLPRGSLFRLLQRNTTKLDWRRRVHMALDIARGMNYLHRFNPPIIHRDLKSSNLLVDKNWTVKVGDFGLSRLKHDTYLRTTTGKGTPQWMAPEVLHNEPSDEKSDVYSYGVILWELATKKIPWDNLNSMQVIGAVGFMHQRLEIPKDTDPQWASIIESCWHGDPACRPTFQELLQRLKDLQRQYALQVQASRSAAGDCPQKEL; encoded by the exons ATGGGTACCCCGACAGCGGAGGAGCTACTAGGGAAGATCCAGGAGCTGGAGGCTGGTCAAGCCCACCTCAAGCAAGAGATGTCAAAACTCTCCGGCAACGCCAAATCCAAACAACCTGCCAACCACCATCACCACCAGAGGTCCCACTCCGTATCTCCTCAGCGCTCGGCCCTGCCGCGGAGAAGAGGCGGCTTGGAAGCCGGAACAGCCGCGTGGAAGAAGGGTTCGGCGTCGTTTCGGTATTCGTCGCCGCTGCAGAGAGAGAGCCGGAGCCGCGAGCCTGTTAATGCTGGGGGGCCCCCGGCCGTGAGTTTCACTGATAGAcagtatttgaatattttgcaGTCCATGGGGCAGGCTGTGCATATATTTGATGTTAATGGACGTATAATTTACTG GAACCGAACTGCTGAGAACCTATTTGGCTATTCTGCAGCTGAAGCCCTTCGCCAGGACGCCATTGAGCTTCTGATAGAACCCCAGAACTTTTCTGTAGCAAATAATGTGGTACATCGCGTCACCAGGGGAGAGAGCTGGACTGGGCAGATCCCAGTCAAGAATAAGAAGGGGGAAAGGTTTTCAGCTGTTACTACCTATACTCCGTTCTATGATGACGATGGTAGTTTGATTGGGATTATTTGTGTATCAAGCGATTCACGGCCCTTTCAAGAAGTGAGAGTTGAGTTATCAGGTATACAGAATTCAGAACCAGATTCAAGTTTTAGTCGGCCTAGAAGTGGCCCCACAATCGCAAATAAACTTGGTCTTGATTCTCAGCAGCCTCTGCAAGTTGCCATTGCTTCCAAAATTTCTAATTTG GCATCCAAGGTGAGCAGCAAAGTTAAGTCAAGAATTAGGACAGGAGAGAATAGCACAGATCGTGAAGGTGGGAGTGGAGATAGTCACCATACTGATCACAGTATATCAGATGCAGTTCTCTCAGACCAAAGGGAGGATGCAACTTCTAGTGGAGCTAGCACACCTAGTGAAGATATAGCTCCATCTCCTTTTGGTGCATTTTCTCATGGCGAGGAGTACCCTGGAAAAGGCTCCAGAGATTCTTGTGATGAGAATGAAGGGAAACCTGCAATTCACAAGATCATAACCTCTAAGGCAGAAGCATGGATTGGTAAGAAAGGGATATCATGGCCATGGAAAGTGAATGAGCAAGAAGGTTCAGATGCAAGGACTGGCCGATTCATCTGGCCCTGGTTGCAAAATGATCAAGAGAATGAACCAGTTCATAGTCAGAAGAGTCCCTCTTCTGGGCCGATACCAGAGATCCAAGTGAGTGAAGTTAATCGGGCTGGCAATAATGAGGCATCGGGGTCGTGGTCCTCTTTTAATGTTAACAGCACAAGTAGTGTCAGCAGCTGTGGAAGTACTGGCAGTAGTGCGGTTAATAAGGTGGACATGGATATCGACTGCTTGGATTATGAAATATCGTGGGAGGACTTGACAATTGGAGAACAAATTGGGCAAG GTTCTTGTGGAACTGTATATCATGGTCTTTGGTATGGATCA GATGTTGCTGTAAAGGTATTCTCCAAGCAAGAATATTCAGATGATGTAATCCATTCCTTCAGACAAGAG GTATCCCTTATGAAAAGACTTCGACATCCAAATGTTTTGCTCTTTATGGGAGCTGTTACTTCATCCGAGCATCTCTGCATCGTTACAGAGTTCCTTCCACG TGGAAGTTTGTTTCGCTTACTACAGAGGAACACAACCAAACTAGATTGGAGACGGCGGGTTCATATGGCTTTGGATATA GCCCGGGGCATGAATTATCTTCATCGTTTCAATCCACCAATCATTCATCGAGATTTGAAGTCATCAAATCTTCTAGTTGATAAGAATTGGACTGTGAAG GTTGGTGATTTTGGTCTCTCACGTCTCAAGCATGACACATACCTTAGAACGACGACTGGGAAGGGAACG CCTCAATGGATGGCACCAGAAGTTCTCCATAATGAGCCTTCAGATGAGAA GTCTGATGTATATAGCTATGGGGTGATATTGTGGGAGCTTGCCACCAAGAAGATCCCTTGGGATAATCTCAACTCAATGCAG GTGATCGGAGCAGTAGGTTTCATGCACCAACGGCTAGAGATACCTAAGGACACGGATCCACAGTGGGCTTCTATTATCGAAAGCTGCTGGCATGG AGATCCAGCATGCCGACCAACATTCCAGGAATTGTTGCAAAGGCTTAAAGACTTACAGAGACAGTATGCCCTTCAAGTTCAGGCTTCCCGCTCTGCAGCTGGAGATTGCCCCCAGAAGGAACTGTAG